From a region of the Arachis ipaensis cultivar K30076 chromosome B09, Araip1.1, whole genome shotgun sequence genome:
- the LOC107616039 gene encoding uncharacterized protein LOC107616039 has protein sequence MQPPPGLPISSPDPVCKLNKSLYGLKQARRQWNLKLCSVLLTHGYKQSKNDYSLFTKSAANSSFTVILAYINDLVLIKDLGNLKYFLGFEVARTKAGISLYQRKYALDLLEECGLLGAKPASTPIEYTLKLSKEFGSPLTDVKQYRRLIGHLVYLTNTRPGISFAVGKLSESLDKPTDSHLQAAIRILKYIKSAPASGLFFAAFSELRLSGFADSDWAQCPDTPRFVTANINS, from the exons ATGCAACCTCCACCAGGGTTACCCATCTCATCTCCTGACCCAGTGTGCAAGCTTAACAAGTCCCTCTATGGACTCAAGCAAGCAAGACGACAATGGAATCTCAAGTTATGTTCAGTTCTTCTCACTCATGGTTACAAACAATCAAAGAATGACTATTCCCTTTTCACCAAGTCGGCTGCTAATTCTTCCTTTACTGTCATACTTGCTTATATCAATGATTTAGTATTG ATCAAGGACCTTGGTAATCTCAAATATTTCCTTGGCTTCGAGGTTGCAAGAACTAAAGCTGGCATTAGTCTTTATCAAAGGAAGTATGCCTTAGATCTTTTGGAAGAATGTGGCTTATTGGGTGCCAAACCAGCCTCCACCCCTATCGAATATACCCTGAAGCTTTCAAAAGAATTTGGTTCCCCTCTCACAGATGTTAAGCAGTATAGAAGACTTATTGGGCATTTGGTGTACCTAACAAATACACGGCCAGGCATCAGTTTCGCCGTAGGCAAGCTCAGTGAATCCCTCGACAAACCAACAGATTCTCATTTGCAAGCTGCAATTCGTATCCTCAAGTACATCAAGTCTGCACCAGCCTCTGGCTTATTCTTTGCAGCATTCTCAGAACTCAGACTCTCTGGGTTTGCAGATTCTGATTGGGCTCAATGTCCAGATACACCTCGCTTTGTCACAGCCAATATAAATAGCTAG